Part of the Chloroflexota bacterium genome is shown below.
CCCCCGACCTCTCGTAACGATAGACCGTCCCCAGCTCAGCCCAACGCAGCGGTAGATCGCGATAGCTGCGCAGCCTAGTCTTGTAAATAAGAATATGGAAGGGGCAATTCATCGGTTTTAGCAGGTACTCCTGTCCCTCGATTTCCATGGGAGAATACATGTTGTCACGGTACCAATCCCAATGACCGCTCGTTTTCCACAGGTCGAGCTTACCGATATGAGGGGTATAGATAAGATCATAACCCCGCTTGTGATGTTCAGCACGCCAGAAATCCTCGATGATCTCGCGTATCCGAGCGCCCTTAGGATGCCAATAAATCAACCCAGGGCCACCCTCCTCGTGGATGCTGAAGAGATCGAGCTCCCGTCCCAGGCGACGATGATCACGTCGCGCTGCCTCCTCGAGTCTCGCCAGATAGCCCTTTAGCTCCTCTTCCCTCAGAAAGACCGTGCCATAGATGCGTTGCAACATTGGTCGGCGCTCATCGCCTCGCCAGTATGCCCCAGCAATGCTAAGCAGTTTGAGGGGACCGATCTCGCTGGTCCGCTGGAGATGTGGTCCCCGACATAAATCAATGAAGTCGCCCTGCTGATAAATGCTTACCCTGGCATCCGGCAAACCCTCGAGTAGCTCAACTTTATAGCTTTGTCCTCTCTCAGCAAAAAACTCTTTGGCCTCCTCTTTGCTCATCTCGCTGTGTATAAACAGTTTATCCGCGGCGATGATGGCAGCCATCCTCTCTTCGATTTTCGCTAAGTCCTCCGTGGTTAATGATCGTGGCAAGTCGAAGTCGTAATAGAAGCCATCCTCAATCGACGGACCAATGCCAAACTTGGCTTCCGGTATAAGCGATTGAACAGCCTCAGCCATCACATGGGCTGCCGAGTGTCTCATCGTTTCCAAATCAGCCATGGTCTTCCCTCCTTTTTTCCTCATCAAAAAACCTCTCGTCTATGGGACGAGAGGTTCACTCACGTGGTTCCACCCAAGTTTGCCAGACCAACCACCCGTGTCATCGAGTGTTGGGCTGACCTTTCCAGCCCGATAACGGCGGCTACCGCAGCCCTATACTAATTTCCAGGGCTGACTCCCAAGTGGTTTTCCCCGAGCCGGTTGCCGAGAGGACTCTCAGCCAACGATCCCCTCTCTCTGGAGCCCCTCGCTCAGGTACTCGTCTTGATCAACGCTTTTTCCCTATTCGGTGGGCAAGATAGGAGTCGAACCTACGACCTCAGCGATGTCAACGCTGCGCTCTAACCAGCTGAGCTACTTGCCCAAAATGCACTTTAATTTTAGCAGAGCTGCGATCCTAAGTCAAGAAAATTTGACAAAATGGCATTGCCTATGCTAAACTAACAATCAATGGTCGAGGATCTCCCCTTTGGCCATTCCTCTAAACAAATAATAAAATGGCGATGAAGAGGACGAGTAGATGGAGGGAAGGGTTACAGAGAACCGCACCGGCTGAGAAGCGGCACCTGGAAGACCACCGAAAATGACCTCGGAGCTGCAGGCCCAAAGGATGCCTTAATGGACATCTCAGTAGGTCGAGCCGGTTGTCTCTTGGTGAGACAAATAGTCCCCGTTAAAGGGCTGAAGTATCGGATCGGACTTGATCCCGTACT
Proteins encoded:
- the thrS gene encoding threonine--tRNA ligase, whose amino-acid sequence is MRKKGGKTMADLETMRHSAAHVMAEAVQSLIPEAKFGIGPSIEDGFYYDFDLPRSLTTEDLAKIEERMAAIIAADKLFIHSEMSKEEAKEFFAERGQSYKVELLEGLPDARVSIYQQGDFIDLCRGPHLQRTSEIGPLKLLSIAGAYWRGDERRPMLQRIYGTVFLREEELKGYLARLEEAARRDHRRLGRELDLFSIHEEGGPGLIYWHPKGARIREIIEDFWRAEHHKRGYDLIYTPHIGKLDLWKTSGHWDWYRDNMYSPMEIEGQEYLLKPMNCPFHILIYKTRLRSYRDLPLRWAELGTVYRYERSGVLHGALRVRGFTQDDAHIFCRPDQLEDEVVGVLDFALFMARVFGYDSYDLELSVRDAADSAKYMGSDEVWEHAEAALRHALERQGSKYKRMEGEAKFYGPAIDIKLRDALGRPWQGPTIQVDFNLAERFDVVYIGEDGAEHRPVMVHRTVLGSMERFVAGLVEHYAGAFPVWLAPIQAVVIPIADRHLAYAELVADRLRKTELRVEVDGRREKVNYKIREAQLQKIPYMLVIGDREVDTGTIAVRLRSGENIGPLSIADFIHLAKQIAATKSFDLQGG